CGTGAAATAAATCGGAAAATATTATTCCAGGAAAATATATTGTGGACACCGAAGATCTTCCCATTTACAAAagaatatatacatgtgtgtgtggatggatagatagctagatagacagacagacatggcaCATGCCGTGATTATAATGTCTGCAATTTTAGATTGCACATAAACCCACCACATAGCTGTACATCTGTTGAGATAATTACATTTATGTATCAAAAATTATGTTCTTCAGTTTTAATAGTTTCCTCTGcagtaaaacattaaaagaaaaaaaatatatatttataaactcttTTAAAGTGCACAAAACATTTTGCTTATCCTGAAGTAATGTGAAAGAAACTGGATATACTCTAAGTAGAATTTCAGAATATTGTggaactctatacacacacacacacacacacacacacacaaaagaattAAAGCAGTTGGTAAAGTTTAAGTATTCCTTCCTCTAGCTCGTGGAAGAGCTACAACTCCAATAATCTTTGGATATAATTGTAGTTAATCCAAAAGGTGAAGAAAAGGAGTTTATGACGTCAGTATTGATGGGCTGACTGATCAACTCACCACTATCAATGTAGAAGAattactttaaagaaaaaaaaaaaaaaaatatatatatatatatatatatatatatatatatatatatatatctcctgtAAATCTCAGCTACATAACTTTTTTGGCTCAACTATTATAGCAAAAAGCAGCAAAACATTTGATtcagaagaaaacaaaataacacaTCCAATAAATTTTAGCAGCATACAAAGTGCCTGTGATTACAGGAAAGACAGGCCTGGTAAGCATAAACCTGACAACGTATTTCTCAAATAAGGATTTTCTTTAAATCCTAGaggtaacatgttttttttttttttttttttttaaatttacattgcTTCCTGGCAGAGATTTTTATTCATCACATTTTGCACAGAGGAAATAGTTCATATACAAATGGTAAAGTTCATGGCAGTCCCCTTAAGAATGAACTTCTAAATATTTTCACACTACAGATCGGTGTTCTCCACATACGTATATGGCACTAGGCCGGATTCGTCTCTTTGTGTGACCAGGTAATTGTGGTAAAAACTTAAAGTACTTGGGCATGAGATCCAAGCATGCGTCACGAAACTTTTTTATTCTCCAGTAGTAGATTATTGGATTTAGTGCAGACTTGAGGTAGCATAGCCAAAGTAGCCATGTGCTAATCTCAAAAAAGTTGTGCTTGTTATAGAAGTTACTGTTAAATGTAGCAACAAGGCTGTAAGTAGTGAAGGGCGCCCAGCAGACTATAAAGActacaaacaaaattaaaatggtAGTGAAGGCACGAGTTTTAAAGCTGATGTCAATGTTCATTTGAAAAGGCCGTTGGAGGCTCATAAGACCTAACTTGCTAGCCTGGCTGAGGCATATGCTGTCTGGATGGCTATGTATACGAACTGCATTGTGGCGCACAGTGTTTAATATGCCCATGAAAGCGTACAGCATCACCATGAaaggaataaaaaagaaaattaaaaccaATAGAATCACATAAGCTTTGTAACCAGCATTTGTGGTGTAGCCGAATACACACTGGGGTGCTCGGGAGGGTATTTGTAAGGGTGGGTTCCCAATGGCTAGTGGAAAGGCTACACACAAAGAGGTGGCCCATGAAATCACAATGAGGATCTTTGCGCGGTAAGGATTGAGTTTGTCTTGTTTTTGAACAATGATGAGAAATCGGTCTATGCTTATTATGAGCAAGATGGCAACACCTTCCATCACAAACAACCAGAAGAACATGGCCGAAACTCGGCAGAAAATATCACCAAAAATCCATTCGGTGATGATAATGGTCACTAAAGCAAAGGGCATGTTCAGGATAGAAAGCAACAAGTCGGCAAAAGCCAGGCTGGCAAGCAATATGTTAATCGCTGATCGCATAGCAGCTTTCTGGTAGACCATGAGACACACTACAAAGTTCCCAAGGAAGGAAAGTAAAAGTATAATTATCATTACAGAAGAAAGTATGATCTGAATGGGTAAACTCAAAGTGCTGGCTACATCTTGCGCTGATGGAGTTGTAGAAGCATTCACTTGTAAAGGACTAATCTCAGTTGTAGTCATGGCAACTGGACTATACTTTGGCAGTAGATCCAAGTTACCGCGAAATGTAGGCTGAGGCGTTGTTAGGTTCGTGTAACCATTTTCGTAGACCATATGTGTGCTATAAGAGGTGACCGGATGAGCTGGCATTGCTGAAAAAACCATTGTTGTGAAAGCAGAAGACTTTCTCAAAGCATGTTAGTACGTCGCACAGTGTGTTACGTTCCATTGCTGCCATTTGACTGGAAATTCTGATCAGAAAACATATCCACGATCACTTTGCGACTCATCGGTTTCAACCTAAAAGGATgacacaaataaaacaacattagCTCTCGTGTGACAGCACAGACCATTGCATAATACAAACGAAGGAAAAGGTATTTTTGGACATTACATTTTAAGTAATAGCAAGAAAGCAAAACAATAGTGAAAAGAAAACTAGTTTcagtagaaatagttttttatgaataatgaacaaaaattaaaaaggaaTAGATAAAAGTCTTACTTATGGCAAGGTTTTGATATTTAAAGGTAACTCTTGGTATGTTGTAGCATAGAACACAAATGGTTAAAAATCACGCACTACTTTTTGTGCCACATACATTTCTTAAAAGTCCTCCTGATCACCTCACAAACAACCACTCTATGTTAAAACGCACTTGTGTGCATTTCTAATAAAATACAGGGAATACAGGCTCATACCAAACACTTCAGCAGCACTTAGCGTATAAGACTTTCGCAATGACACTCCTGGCCTTTATACTCCAGCCTTATCTGGAACACCAACTGCGTCATAGATATACCTACTTATTTTCCCATTTTAAACCTGCCATTTGGCAGGTTATAGCAAATATTAATATATCCTACTTTGCAGTGCTGAAATTGCCCTAGTCATTTAAGCAGAGGTAATGTTAATCATCTTCCCTCTAGTCGTAGTTGTTCTGTTTCCCAGAAGTAAGCATGTCCAACTGTTTTCACCTTTAACAAGagcctgatatgcactgcttaaAGAGGGGAGTTGACGAAGggagtgcagaaaatgaatggtGTCCAAGCGAGTGAGTGTTAcagcaaaaatgcatttttttatattttaaacccCAAATAAATAGGTgaataataatatagtaacagTGATCAAAGCTTAAAaagtgatttttgtttttaaacccaCATCTCCAGTCTGAACACAACTTTGACATTTTGTCTTGGTGTATGCAACTTTTTTAATAGTTTAATAGCTACTGGGATATATTCTAGCCAACATTTCCACAAACATATTTTATAATCAAATGTTAAAGAGCCacaaaaggcacccagaccacttcatctcataagTGTGTATACAACTTCGACCCTTTGCGGTGACTTGGCTTACAGGGACAGAGcaccatgtagtggttatggtgcagggaATACCCTGTAGCAACCCCACTGCAAGTAGACAAACTGTTTTATAACGATCTGCCAGGCCCTGTTcggaagctctctgtctgagctaaccCTTTCAGTGTGTCTATACAGTGGCTCTCGGCAGGTGATCCATTGATGTGTTTAGTactctgcacacagtgtaatacTGTGATCCtctacagtgtgtttgtgttgataTGTGGTGCTAGTTTAtgcatgtatgcagtgtgtgtttatgcatgtaTGCAGTGGTCTTCGGCCAGTGTGATTGAACATGTATTtttcgtgtgtgtctgtgtgtgtgtgtgtgcgcgcaaagGATGACTCACACATTACAGATTTTGGCACAGATCTAATAACAGAATTATACAAGGTCTTCTTCTGCATCCATAAAGGGTTAAATATGATTTGTAAAGGCTGCTTGAATGTGACAGAGGCACCATAGGCAGGGCCTTATTTATGGCCCAACTCTGTTTCCATGACAACCATATAATCCATCTGGCAAGAGATTCCTAAATTCCAGTCATTTCTATCTGTTATAGATATCcgaaaggggggagggaagaaaaagatttataatattttcatttttttttttttttttttaatgtcaaaagccgcagatcATATTCTGCTGATGAATGCATTTGCCATAGATAACTGTGCAGTGAGGACAACAGAGGCAGGCTTTAAAACTATGTGAACAATGAATAGTGCAATATGGCTATTTTATCAAGATAAGAAACATATGTGTAAAGAGCTAAAGCTTGTTTGAGGTGTTCCCGTGTGGTCACCAACTCAAAGGCAAGCTAACAAGCTTTACTCCATGCCTCACATACTTTTGTTTGCTTATTTAATGTCCATTTAACCTGTAACTGCACTTTATCACTATTAAAATAACCTTGACACTTTatcaaagtgatttaaagtgCTATGCAGCAAGTAAGTTTAAAGGGTGacgaagcaccataacaactttgcagAGAGTACTCAATCTAAGCTCTGAAAATTGGCTTAGAATCACAGTGATTTGAAACATCTTTCCAGCTATAATCAAACCTCCCAGAGCTGTTAGTCGGATAGCCAGAATGCTATAGTTCAAGCACTAcgtcagtgttttgaagtggtcatggtccaAGGATCTATGTGTGCCGCATTTCAGTCTGAAACATTGCACCTACAAAGAAAGTTAGACTGCTGGCGGTGTAATCCCATCTCAGGCAGTTCCATCATTATCCAGACAGAGAGGAGCCCCATGCTGGCTAATGCCAATACTGTGGGTATTTTGTGCACAGAGAGAGTgggctcagccaatgaatgatcgGTATCGGCATCCAGCCCTGAAGAAGCCCAATGCAGCTCACCTGGCATTACTGGAGGCTCTACAACCAGCAGGACGCAAGTGAGAGATTTGTCCCCTTGCCGAGGTGTGGTGCCAGGATACTCCTGGCATAATAACCCCTATAGCGGAGTGTGGTTGTTATGATGCTTGACAAAGTTTTGGCCAAGTTGTTTTTGTGGCTATTGACACAATTTGGACTAATCTCGCTCTATCCAATGAAAAGAGAGAAGGTGCATATTTCACATGTTAGGTATGCAGGTCGGTCGACTGCAGCACAGAGTCCAGGTCACTATGCTATAAATAGGGCTATGTGTAAACTAAATGAAGTTCCATCATATGAGACAAGTGGAACTGCTGTTGGTGAATAAATGTACTTATCCTATAAGATGGGTGGacggacgtttttttttttttatgattgtatACAATGTTTAAATGAGCtggaattatatataaatacaaactaTAGAGCAACAGTCTATAATTGAAATATCATCATGTTCCTCCTGTTAAAGTTTTAGAAACGTGCCCATGtatgcttcttttaaaaaaaaaaaaaaaaaaaaaaaaaaatcgattcaatgtatttttattgaacattcATAGTCAGAATAgaacagtcaaaaaaaaaaaatatccgtaGAGTCACATCCCCTGCGCAACGTAGACGCCCTGTACACCTTATACCTAAGTGTCGCAGGGGGTAGTCACccaaggggggggtggggggtatatGAATGCTTCTTTATGCACAACCCCATTCTACGTTTAGGTATTTTTAGGCAAACAAATGCATTTACATAAGTGAAAGAAATTGCACAAAAGACCTTAACACACAGTGCGTCGAGTACACTTGTTCTTTCATCCATATCATTTAACATGCGGTAGGTAATCAGCAATATTTAGAAATTATTCTTTTTACAAAAATGGAGAAGATAAGCCCAATGCTGTATCTTCCTAAATGTCTTGGAAGacagaataaaatgttaaaatgctgAGTTGCATCATTACCCAAATTACCCATCATGCGTAAAGTGTTCCAATAAcggataaattaaaatatattttcatttacagCAATGTAACTCCTCTCATTGTCAACACTACGTGCACTTAAATAAACGCTATGATGATTTCCAGGACAGAAATCAAATATTCTCACAACTTCTGTAAATATCCTTACTTTAATCTATTAACctgagataaaataaaatagaagagtGTATAGACATTTGCATTGTACCATCCtaactttgtggaatgttttttctaaaaatttaaaatgtttaaaaatacccCTAGCTTCTAACAAGTAGACAGGAATCCAACCCAGTTATCACAGCTAAACAATGATCCACATGAATCAGATCACAAAACCCCCAACACTGGCGTCCTGAAAAGAGAGGTGGGTAAAGGGACAGGCTAGTGACAGGATTGTGTAACTGGCTCAGCCCTCTTGGTCCGCTTgaattactggcaggtcagccttGCCTGAATGCATGCCAGTCTGCCTGCCAATCAATGAGCGCAGGACTTGCAGTAAGCACTGTATCtgtgctctctgcagggtcctagtacCCTGAGTGCAGCACAAGCACATCTAATGACACGCTTGTGCAAAACGTTTTGATGACAGTTCCCGGTGTCCCCAAAAATAGGACACCAAGGAAGGACCAGACAATCAGGACTGTCACACTGATATCGGGGCACTTTAAAAGCATGCAATCACAGATTGATGGTGAACCTGGAGGGCTGGAATGGGAAACACGgagtaaacaaaaaatacaaataaaataaaaaaaatagaaatatagatgGAACCCACAAGACATCAtaataaacagaaaacaaaacaatagaTTGTTTTCACATTTAAACCCTTCACTTTGTAATAAAGATAAGTGCCAAATACTGTTTTAGACGTACAAAGCCACTATGAGGCAAAAGCAAACACTTATCAAATCCAACTTTAGCCAGATGTCTCaaaggatagaaaaaaaaagtaagaaaatataaatatttgataaagtATAGAATACCAGAATGAGTAAATGAATAACTATACAGCATTTGCCAAAAGCACAGGTACTCATGAGGCAGAATATATGGTGATGTTAGCTAGTCCATAATTATGGactattaattaaaataaattatctcCAAAATCATTACTCTgaataaaaaatatgaacataAAATTCACAAATACCGCATCTTCCTCAAAATCATCCCTTTTAAAGGGACCATCTAAGCAACAAAAGAActtcaacttaaaaaaaaaaaaaaaaatggtttcggTGTATACGTCCTGTAGTCtaaatgctcaattctctgctatttatgagttaaatcactttgtgtataCAGTCCCAGTCACATCTCTCAAGACTGAACCAAAGCATTGACTCTCCCCAAAaataacatgtatatatttttatagtgtaCGTGTAACAGCTTTTCATGTTGTAAATTTCATATCAAATAAACAGGTAGTTAAAATAATAGAAAAGTGCTTAgggctttaaaataaataaataacggtAAACAATGGGGCACACTAACCCACATACCTTCTATTTTATGCATCATgtaataatgcattaaaatataatGTCATCAAGTGCCGAGGTCTGATCATTTGTCATGAACCCTTTTGAAGAGGGGTTTCCTAACCACCACAGATAGCACGTGAGAGGATGTCACCTTCCCACCAGGATATGACAGGCAGCCAACATAACACCACAATTTGTCAGGGTGCCATCTCACCAGCAGTATGTGTCATTTTGCCAACATTGTTTGGTTGTTGCAAGGCAATAAATGCTATATTCCAGTCTGATATGAAGAGGTCATGAAGCAGTTTGACATATCAATTTTGCTGATTGATAAAGCCAAAATGTAATACCTCCCATCATCCACAAATTGAATTTGTTTCCTAATGAATTCCTAAGTGGATATTTTTTTCTAGGTTTGGGAAGGAAGTTAATAGAAAGTGTGATTAACATCTGAGGTGTTCCACGTGGCAGGAATGGACTCCATACCTGctaacagtccctattttgggaccAAATTCCTGTGTTCCTCTATTCTATACTAATGTTCCTCTTTCTAGGAGCTCCgtgttgttagtgtgtctgagtgtgtgacagagctccacagcaataatactaacagtaatgtatctttaaactacaataaatgtctttagaaatcagtctgtgtaaataggatacattgttcttgttctaaatgttCTAAAATATCTCAGAACACAGGCCTGCTCCTAGTCACACCACCATTCACCCCCTAACATTGAAGTGTCCCTCTTAGTTCATCGGAAATGTCGGGAAGCATGGTATTCCAAAGAAAGGGTGAAATTTTAGTCCAGCATCTTATACCATCACCAGGGAGATGGAGTTTAACTTCTAAACAAAATAGTTAAACTGTATAATTTGCTTAATGACCTATTCTTCAACTGTAATATAATTAATACTGAAATAGGTCTCTACTGAACTTGACAAAGTAAACTTTTTATTGTAAGCACATACCTGATGTCTGATAAATATGTTAGCTCCTTACCACTGGGAACACGCTAACATAACAATCATTTTTGAGTCCTGACCCAAGgcttaaaaaaataagaaattgccCTGATCAACCAGGTGTTAAAACTTAAGGTGAGAAACGTGTTTGGAATATAGACTGCTCTAAATGAATTCATGTAATAATGCATTGCATTGGAAAAACAAACCTAACAAAAAGTCAGCAGAATGTGACGTGTTCTCCACCCTAGCACTGGACAAGTATGCAAATCAGAGAGGACTTTAAATCAAAGTTTTTAAAAGTAGACTCATTCTTATTGGTTGTTAGAATCTTTTATATTTGCAACAAGATGAAGATTTCAAATTTAGAATAAGAACTAATAAGTCCCAAATCCATATGCACATTTAGATAACTGGAGGTTATTTAGTATTACTTCAAtggtcaaaaaatatatatatatattggggctgatgtgtactataatcAATACTGCCCGACAGAAGTACTAGGAGTTTGATAGCAGCACTTAATTTTGTATGATTTTGTTATATACCATTAGGAATACATCGATAATGATGAAATTATTGCAAGGTGAACTTTCTCCAGTTTAATAGGTTAATCACTCATGATTGgaaaaaaacttaaattaaactgaactttgtatgtttattttataacatttttacaGTGAAGAAAATGCATGTTATCTCTGCAGACACAAGATCATAAAGTACTGATAGtgcaaatatacatacatacatacatacatcaatTTGGAATTTTGATAGAAAGATAATCAAcctcaaaaaagaagaaaaaatgacTAATAGTACAGTGTGTATGTTCagtaaacagttaaaaaaaaatacacagacaaGTCTTCACAGATTACTACAAGATGCTCTACAACCATACTCCAAGAGATCCCACCGCACAGTTGGAAGCAAGTAAAAACATGCACACGTTTTTAAGCAATTTAGACCTTCCTAAACTTCCGACGGCGGCGGCAACGCTCATGAACGAAGCCATCACCGGAGACGAAATAGACAGGGCAATAGCACAGCTTAAGGGCAATAAAGCTCCAGGTCCGGACGGATTTGACGGGgcctattataaaacatatcaagaAGAACTCACACCCCGCTTAGAATGACTTTTAAACAATTTTATGGTAGGCAGCAGCCCAGAGAGTGGAATGTCCCTGGCTAACATAATCCTTCTTCAGAAACCGGGTAGAGACCCCCTACTCCGAGACAACTATAGACCCATCTAGTTAATCAATCATGACATAAAGATCTTAGCGAAGGTCCTGGGAGATCGCTTCAATCCTCACTTGAAAATGttgatacacccagaccaggtaggctTTATACCAGATCGACAACGGTTCGAAAATACCAGAAGGAACATAGACCTCATATGGCGTCAGCAGACCACAGACACACCTACAGCAatcgacgcagaaaaggccttcgacggGGTCGAATGGCCTTATCTTTTTCAACTCCTACAATTTCTGGGATTCCCAGAAAAACATGTGGCCACGATCAAAGCCATGTACAACCAAGTATATGCACAAGTTAAAATCACCGGAGCGAGGtccacatcctttaaactgggcAATggaacccgacagggatgccccctctcccagCTATTGTTTGTGCtgaccctggaaccgctcctacAAGCTCTACGCAAACACCCACGTATACACGGCATAACAGTGGGAGGACAGGAGTTTCTAGTTTCCGCCTATGCAGACAACGTCCTACTGACGATTACAGAACCAAAAGATTCCATGGATGCTCTGCAAGCAGTCCTGGAACAATTCGGAAGAATTCTCAGGCTATAGGGCCAATCTAGAAAACTCAAGTGCCCTACTATTGGGCCAGTCCGCAGTGGACACGGCAGCGCTGCGGGAAACCTATAATATTCCCATAGCTAAAGACCACATAAAATACCTAGGGATACAACTTCCAAACGACACGGCCAAACTTTACCATCTAAACTATACCCCACTTATGCGAACCCTAATACAAGATGGATAAGTGGCTAGATAAacctgtcacgttcacagtaaatgatgtggaacacaactgcagatttcttaggactttgatattttattaagacacttagatggaactgagacttcagttccagaattacaggtactgtttctttaaataataaacggtttgcttcagttagcaatgacaaggttcagaattcataagagtccgttattcttgttcaaattataagagattgtatacattgaaattatcagtagcaagacaggtgcagcagaACTTCAATAGTACTTgtcttgagggatgctgtagcaggcttgctggacaacttgatagcagactttagtaagttgaaaataAAGActatcagtagcaagacaggtacagctgaacttgaataatacttgatttgaggaaagctgtagcaggcttgctggacaacttgatagcagactttagtaagttgaaataaagctttagcattgttagctcttatctcagagactgtaagatacttagcttccagaagtagagggattgtgtccccagctctcctctgaggcggttgcttcagtgtatGGTTACAGAGAGTGCAGGCACTTatcggtgatgaggagagatgttggggatttgaataatcctccagtccggtccagtagcatgtggtcgtctcagcgaggtatgtgagccggtgagttatgtgcggtacgcgtttcaataatccagcgtctatcagctggtgcggtcgcattaaatagcagaccgcgtcaatgggggtgtggctaagctccgtcaaacccggaagcatgaggagacatcgggaggcttaaggcctgacaaaaCCTATATCTTGGATCGTGTGTATTCACGCAgtaaagatgaatgtgctaccCTGCATCCTATTTCTCTTTCAGGCGTTACCCGTTAAACTACTAAAATCTGATCTAGCCCCATTGCAAAAGGCTGTCGGGGACTTCATTTGGCAAAATAGACATCACAGAATTTCCCGAAACATCTTATATAGACAAAAACAGAGAGGGGGGTTAGGGCTCCCACACTTTTATTTCTATTATCTAGCTGCACAACTAGcgcaggtggccatgtggcacgcACAATTGGAGGTGAGGAGATGGGTGGACCTAGAGTCCCTCCTCACCGGCCCAGACTTACTGCAATACCATATGTGGGTGCCCAGAGAAGACAGGTCAATACTGAGAACCACCTGTCCAGCGGTATTAAACTCCCTGAGATTATGGGACGCGTCATCATCCAAATACAAACTAGCGACCTCCCCATCCCCACTTACCCCGCTATTAAGAAACAGGGCCTTCCCCCCGGGAATGGCGGCTAGGGAATTCGCAAACCTGGAAAAAGCAGGGTCACAGAGAATTTGCCACATGTTTGAGAGCGATGGCATAGTTACATTCGAACAACTAAAACAGGTGACCCATCTCAACCCCAGGGATTTTTTTAGGTACCTACAACTCAAAGATTATGTACAACGCCCACACGTACAAAGAGCAGGGAAAGCCCCGTTGACATTCTATGAGAAAATGTGTTTAAATGAAACCACGCCATCTGGACTTATTACTACAATGTCCGCACACATTTGCTCAGAAACAGAAGAATGGGGTACACTAACATATACAGAAACATGGGAAAGGGAGCTaggagaggtcctggagggagtGGAGTGAAATATGGGAGGTGAATAATGTGTATCCCTCCAGGAGCAATAATACAAAACGATGTTTCGGTGGTACGCCACCCCGGTCAAACTATTCCACATGCACCAAATACCGTCCGATgactgctggaggggatgtggccacagaggcacatatctccacatgtggtgggactgcccacggGTACAAACCTACTGGTCGAAAATCTTCGACTTACTTAAAAAGATCTTCCACAGGGCACCCGAGCTAAACCCTTGGACATATTTATTGAATAGATCTCTAGAcgactggaccaacagggaacaAAAAATAGTACACAAAGTAACATTGGCAGCACGAAGAACCCTCGCACAGTCGTGGCTAAATGTGGACATGCCTCCCATACGGAAGGTGATCTCCAACCTGAAAGAAGTATACTTTATTGGATAATTTAACAGCCAGGGTGAGAGGTTCCATGTctagatttgaaaaaaatatgggAACCATGGACAAGTAGCGAACTTTTCCAGGACACAAATTAACACCTCAACAGACGGGAATGGAAAGTGAGACATCGGACGCCCCCGCACTACACGGGACTGAcgcatccccccccctccttatatttctctattcctcctcttcccctcccccccccttacttCATATACTTTCATGCTCTACCTCTTTTATTTTCCTCATCTATTTTCCAATATCGGAATGGGGGATGGGCCCCAAATCCATATGCACTACCGACATAATAACTCCTGGCCGGACCAGGACCGCATCAGAAGGGATTGGTGACACAACCCCCAACCGATGTTTGACGTTAACTACGCAACAACAACCTCATTAGTGTAGATAGTTTGTCGTTCGATACATACTGCTGGTTTGATACTCAAGTtatgtgaaaaatttaaaaagtgaaaTGTCCTTGTTATAGGACAGGCATGATAATGTTGGCCGACAAAGGAATACCTGTGATAAATCAGGAATACTGTTAATACTCATGTCACATATTCAATGTACAACAAA
This region of Pelobates fuscus isolate aPelFus1 chromosome 2, aPelFus1.pri, whole genome shotgun sequence genomic DNA includes:
- the GPR63 gene encoding probable G-protein coupled receptor 63, which encodes MVFSAMPAHPVTSYSTHMVYENGYTNLTTPQPTFRGNLDLLPKYSPVAMTTTEISPLQVNASTTPSAQDVASTLSLPIQIILSSVMIIILLLSFLGNFVVCLMVYQKAAMRSAINILLASLAFADLLLSILNMPFALVTIIITEWIFGDIFCRVSAMFFWLFVMEGVAILLIISIDRFLIIVQKQDKLNPYRAKILIVISWATSLCVAFPLAIGNPPLQIPSRAPQCVFGYTTNAGYKAYVILLVLIFFFIPFMVMLYAFMGILNTVRHNAVRIHSHPDSICLSQASKLGLMSLQRPFQMNIDISFKTRAFTTILILFVVFIVCWAPFTTYSLVATFNSNFYNKHNFFEISTWLLWLCYLKSALNPIIYYWRIKKFRDACLDLMPKYFKFLPQLPGHTKRRIRPSAIYVCGEHRSVV